A single region of the Pseudomonas solani genome encodes:
- a CDS encoding cation:proton antiporter: MHAISFIQDMAVIMLVAGLVTILCHRFKQPVVLGYIIAGFLIGPHTPPFALIHEEETIKILAELGVIFLMFCLGLEFSLRKLFKVGATAFIAAFLEIVLMIWIGYEIGAFFGWSTMDSLFLGAILAISSTTIIIKALSDLKMKNERFAQLIFGVLIVEDILGIGIIALLSGIALSGSVETGQVFATVGKLSLFMVVALVIGILLVPRLLAYVAKFESNEMLLVTVLGLCFGFCLLVVKLEYSMVLGAFLIGAIIAESRQLAQIERLVEPVRDMFSAIFFVAIGLMIDPAILVEYAWPIAVITVAVVLGKMVSCGIGAFIAGNDGRTSLRVGMGLSQIGEFSFIIAALGMTLQVTSDFLYPVAVAVSAITTLLTPYLIRSADPLSQKLAGIVPSRIARVFNLYGDWLRSIQPQGQGAVLAGMIRKILLQVGVNIALVVAIFLSGAYFAGTLAGYLSDWVGQANLQKGLVWGAALLLSLPFLIAAYRKLKALSMLLAEMGVTPEKAGRHTARVRKVIAEVIPALSLGVIMLLLMALSASILPTLELLVLIALLAAGVIALLWRWLIRVHSRMQIALMETLEQSQDHHR, translated from the coding sequence ATGCATGCCATCAGTTTCATCCAGGACATGGCGGTGATCATGCTGGTGGCCGGCCTGGTCACCATCCTCTGCCACCGCTTCAAGCAACCGGTGGTGCTGGGCTACATCATCGCCGGCTTCCTCATCGGCCCGCACACGCCGCCCTTCGCCCTTATCCACGAAGAAGAGACCATCAAGATCCTCGCCGAGCTGGGGGTGATCTTCCTGATGTTCTGCCTGGGTCTGGAGTTCAGCCTGCGCAAGCTGTTCAAGGTGGGCGCCACGGCCTTCATCGCCGCCTTCCTGGAAATCGTGCTGATGATCTGGATCGGCTACGAGATCGGCGCCTTCTTCGGCTGGAGCACCATGGATTCGCTGTTCCTCGGCGCCATCCTGGCCATCTCCTCCACCACCATCATCATCAAGGCGCTCAGCGACCTGAAGATGAAGAACGAGCGCTTCGCCCAACTGATCTTCGGCGTGCTGATAGTCGAGGACATCCTCGGCATCGGCATCATCGCGCTGCTGTCGGGCATCGCCCTGTCCGGCTCGGTAGAGACCGGCCAGGTGTTCGCCACGGTGGGCAAGCTCAGCCTGTTCATGGTCGTCGCGCTGGTCATCGGCATCCTGCTGGTGCCGCGCCTGCTGGCCTACGTGGCGAAGTTCGAGAGCAACGAGATGCTGCTGGTGACGGTGCTGGGGCTGTGCTTCGGCTTCTGCCTGCTGGTGGTGAAGCTGGAATACAGCATGGTGCTGGGCGCCTTCCTGATCGGCGCGATCATCGCCGAGTCGCGCCAGCTGGCGCAGATCGAGCGGCTGGTGGAGCCGGTGCGCGACATGTTCAGCGCCATCTTCTTCGTCGCCATCGGCCTGATGATCGACCCGGCGATCCTGGTGGAATACGCCTGGCCCATCGCGGTCATCACCGTCGCCGTGGTGCTGGGCAAGATGGTCTCCTGCGGCATCGGCGCCTTCATCGCCGGCAATGACGGGCGCACCTCGCTGCGGGTCGGCATGGGCCTTTCGCAGATCGGCGAGTTCTCCTTCATCATTGCCGCGCTGGGCATGACCCTGCAGGTCACCAGCGACTTCCTCTACCCCGTGGCGGTGGCGGTCTCGGCCATCACCACGCTGCTCACGCCCTACCTGATCCGCTCCGCCGACCCGCTATCGCAGAAGCTCGCCGGCATCGTGCCTTCGCGAATCGCCCGGGTGTTCAACCTCTACGGCGACTGGCTGCGCAGCATCCAGCCCCAGGGCCAGGGCGCGGTGCTGGCGGGGATGATCCGCAAGATCCTCCTGCAGGTGGGGGTGAACATCGCGCTGGTGGTGGCGATCTTCCTTTCCGGCGCCTATTTCGCCGGCACCCTGGCCGGCTACCTGAGCGACTGGGTGGGCCAGGCGAACCTGCAGAAGGGCCTGGTCTGGGGCGCCGCGCTGCTGCTGTCGCTGCCCTTCCTGATCGCCGCGTACCGCAAGCTCAAGGCGCTGTCGATGCTGCTGGCGGAAATGGGCGTGACCCCGGAGAAGGCCGGGCGCCATACCGCGCGGGTGCGCAAGGTGATCGCCGAGGTGATCCCGGCGCTGTCGCTGGGGGTGATCATGCTGCTGCTCATGGCGCTGTCGGCGAGCATCCTGCCGACCCTGGAGCTGCTGGTGCTGATCGCGCTGCTGGCGGCCGGGGTGATCGCGCTGCTGTGGCGCTGGCTGATCCGCGTGCATTCACGCATGCAGATCGCGCTGATGGAGACCCTGGAGCAGAGCCAGGATCACCACCGCTAG
- a CDS encoding copper chaperone PCu(A)C produces MRKTLLTLIALVGFVPFAQAHEYELGKLHIEHPWALEVPPVSPNGAAYLVVHNGGDTPDRLLGADTPRAAKAEIHEHAHVNGMMKMQQVQGGLAIPAGGEARLEQGGYHLMLFGLKQPLKDGERFPLTLHFEKAGDLQVEIAVQKEAPAKADGQMQHMEHMDHGAHQGAE; encoded by the coding sequence ATGCGCAAGACACTGCTGACCCTGATCGCCCTGGTGGGCTTCGTTCCCTTCGCCCAGGCCCATGAGTACGAACTGGGCAAGCTGCACATCGAACACCCCTGGGCCCTGGAAGTGCCGCCGGTTTCGCCCAACGGCGCGGCCTACCTGGTGGTGCACAACGGCGGCGACACGCCTGACCGCCTGCTGGGCGCCGACACCCCGCGCGCGGCCAAGGCCGAGATCCACGAGCACGCCCACGTCAACGGCATGATGAAGATGCAGCAGGTGCAGGGCGGCCTGGCCATCCCCGCCGGCGGCGAGGCGCGCCTGGAGCAGGGGGGCTACCACCTGATGCTGTTCGGCCTGAAGCAGCCGCTGAAGGATGGCGAGCGCTTCCCGCTGACCCTGCACTTCGAGAAGGCCGGCGACCTGCAGGTGGAGATCGCCGTACAGAAGGAGGCGCCCGCCAAGGCCGACGGGCAGATGCAGCACATGGAGCACATGGACCACGGCGCGCACCAGGGCGCCGAGTGA
- a CDS encoding GntR family transcriptional regulator yields the protein MADNLQEQLYLRIREGLLAGRFQPGERLKIRDLAAEWGTSPMPVRAALQRLVAEGALEGEPQRSLRVPIMTRERFQQIFLVRLSLEGLAVETATPRLTAEDIEQLRRCVENMERALEQRDVQGYLDDNSLFHMTLYRACANPTLLRMIESLWLQVGPFFNQLFTEADLSLRLNDFHEDAFKAVLAGDAKGARAAIEQDMTYFGNFLMNLLELETAQAKNGS from the coding sequence ATGGCCGATAACCTGCAGGAACAGCTTTATCTACGAATACGTGAAGGCTTGCTGGCGGGGCGTTTCCAGCCCGGCGAGCGCCTCAAGATCCGCGACCTCGCCGCCGAATGGGGCACCAGTCCGATGCCGGTGCGTGCGGCGCTGCAACGCCTGGTGGCCGAAGGCGCCCTGGAAGGCGAGCCGCAGCGCTCCCTGCGGGTGCCGATCATGACCCGCGAGCGCTTCCAGCAGATCTTCCTGGTGCGCCTGTCCCTCGAGGGGCTGGCCGTGGAGACCGCCACGCCGCGGCTCACCGCGGAGGACATCGAGCAGTTGCGACGCTGCGTCGAGAACATGGAGCGCGCCCTGGAACAGCGTGACGTGCAGGGTTACCTGGACGACAACAGCCTGTTCCACATGACCCTCTACCGCGCCTGCGCCAACCCCACGCTGCTGCGCATGATCGAGTCGCTGTGGCTGCAGGTGGGCCCCTTCTTCAACCAGCTGTTCACCGAGGCCGACCTGTCCCTGCGCCTCAACGATTTCCACGAGGACGCCTTCAAGGCGGTGCTCGCCGGCGACGCCAAGGGCGCCCGGGCGGCCATCGAGCAGGACATGACCTACTTCGGCAATTTCCTCATGAACCTGCTGGAGCTGGAGACCGCCCAGGCGAAGAACGGCAGCTGA
- a CDS encoding aspartate aminotransferase family protein — protein sequence MTASGIAESAVETFAAAERARFIAHNPKSLALAERARQSLFGGVPMHWMSDWSTPCPLFVERAQGARFHDVDGHEYVDFCLGDTGSMFGHSPEPIARAIAEQGARGLTTMLPGEDAVVAGELLAERFGLPYWQVATTATDANRFVIRWVRAITGRKVLLVFDGCYHGTVDDVMVRHRDGRTVHRSGLIGQARNLAKTSRAVPFNDLEALEKALAQNDVAAVLCEPAMTNIGMVLPDAGYLEKLRELTRRHGTLLIIDETHTISTGPGGCTRAWNLQPDFITLGKPIAGGVPCSVYGCTAEMAQAMKLARKHASEQSGGHGHSGMGTTLSANALAMHCMRANLEQVMTPAAYAHMLPLAARLAKGFRVLIHKHGLAWSVTELGARCEFQFCATSPRTGAEAEAAFHDSLQMALHLYLINRGILITPFHNMTLCCPATTEADVDRLIATLDQALAELLAIPGARL from the coding sequence ATGACCGCCAGTGGCATCGCAGAATCCGCCGTTGAAACCTTCGCCGCCGCCGAGCGTGCCCGTTTCATCGCCCACAACCCCAAATCCCTGGCGCTCGCCGAGCGCGCCCGCCAATCGCTGTTCGGCGGCGTGCCGATGCACTGGATGAGCGACTGGTCGACCCCCTGCCCGCTGTTCGTCGAGCGTGCCCAGGGCGCGCGTTTCCACGACGTCGACGGCCACGAGTACGTGGACTTCTGCCTGGGCGACACCGGCAGCATGTTCGGCCACTCCCCCGAACCCATCGCCCGCGCCATCGCCGAACAGGGCGCGCGCGGCCTGACCACCATGCTCCCGGGCGAAGACGCCGTGGTCGCCGGCGAGCTGCTGGCCGAGCGCTTCGGCCTGCCCTACTGGCAGGTGGCGACCACCGCCACCGACGCCAACCGCTTCGTCATCCGCTGGGTGCGCGCCATCACCGGGCGCAAGGTGCTGCTGGTGTTCGACGGCTGCTACCACGGCACCGTCGACGACGTCATGGTGCGCCACCGCGACGGCCGCACCGTGCACCGCAGCGGCCTGATCGGCCAGGCACGCAACCTGGCCAAGACCAGCCGCGCCGTGCCCTTCAACGATCTCGAGGCGCTGGAAAAGGCCCTGGCGCAGAACGACGTCGCCGCCGTGCTCTGCGAACCGGCGATGACCAACATCGGCATGGTCCTGCCCGATGCCGGCTACCTGGAGAAGCTCCGCGAGCTGACCCGCCGCCACGGCACCCTGCTGATCATCGACGAGACCCACACCATCTCCACCGGCCCCGGCGGCTGCACCCGCGCCTGGAACCTGCAGCCGGACTTCATCACCCTCGGCAAGCCCATCGCCGGCGGCGTGCCCTGCTCCGTCTACGGCTGCACCGCCGAAATGGCCCAGGCCATGAAGCTGGCCCGCAAGCACGCCAGCGAGCAATCCGGCGGCCACGGCCACAGCGGCATGGGCACCACCCTTTCGGCCAATGCCCTGGCCATGCACTGCATGCGCGCCAACCTGGAACAGGTGATGACCCCGGCCGCCTACGCCCACATGTTGCCCCTGGCGGCGCGCCTGGCCAAAGGCTTCCGTGTACTTATCCACAAGCACGGCCTGGCCTGGTCGGTGACCGAGCTGGGCGCCCGCTGCGAGTTCCAGTTCTGCGCCACCTCGCCGCGCACCGGTGCCGAGGCCGAAGCGGCCTTCCACGACAGCCTGCAGATGGCCCTGCACCTCTACCTGATCAACCGCGGCATCCTCATCACCCCGTTCCACAACATGACCCTGTGCTGCCCGGCCACCACCGAAGCCGATGTCGACCGCCTGATCGCCACCCTCGACCAGGCCCTGGCCGAACTCCTGGCCATTCCCGGCGCCCGACTCTGA
- a CDS encoding glutamine synthetase family protein has protein sequence MRFAEPQEARDFLARHPEVRSIELMLIDANGIPRGKLLHRDELLAIYENGRPLPSSILSLTIQGEDVEASGLVWEVADADCWTYPVPGSLALQTWRTTPTAQVQVSMHPTQGLPATPGDPRHVLARAIDRLKADGYQPVMAVELEFYLLDKARDANGRPQPALQANGVRPQAPQVYGVYELEQLQPFLDDLYAACEAQGLPLRTAISEYAPGQLELTLEHRFDALQAIDEGVRYKRLVKGVANKHGLVACFMAKPFGDLAGSGMHLHVSLADEAGNNLMASEDPHGTPLLRHAIGGMMATLDDALAIFCPNANSYRRFQANSYAPLAKSWGVNNRTVSFRVPGGPAQSRHVEHRICGADANPYLAAAALLAGIHKGIREQIDPGEAITGNGYEQARETLATDWLTALRTLERSAWAKEALGEDFLDIFLAIKWEEFRQFVSEVGEQDWRWYLTHA, from the coding sequence ATGCGATTCGCCGAACCCCAGGAAGCCCGTGACTTCCTCGCACGCCACCCCGAGGTGCGCAGCATCGAGCTGATGCTGATCGACGCCAACGGCATCCCGCGCGGCAAGCTGCTGCACCGCGACGAGCTGCTGGCCATCTACGAGAACGGCCGCCCGCTGCCCAGCTCCATCCTCTCGCTGACCATCCAGGGCGAGGATGTGGAAGCCAGCGGCCTGGTCTGGGAAGTGGCCGACGCCGACTGCTGGACCTACCCGGTGCCCGGCTCCCTGGCCCTGCAGACCTGGCGCACCACCCCCACCGCCCAGGTGCAGGTCAGCATGCACCCGACCCAGGGCCTGCCGGCCACCCCCGGCGACCCGCGCCACGTGCTGGCCCGCGCCATCGACCGGCTCAAGGCCGACGGCTACCAACCGGTGATGGCGGTGGAGCTGGAGTTCTACCTGCTGGACAAGGCCCGCGACGCCAACGGCCGCCCGCAGCCGGCGCTGCAAGCCAATGGCGTGCGCCCGCAGGCGCCGCAGGTCTATGGCGTGTACGAGCTGGAGCAGCTGCAGCCCTTCCTCGACGACCTCTACGCCGCCTGCGAGGCCCAGGGCCTGCCGCTGCGCACCGCCATCTCCGAATACGCGCCGGGCCAGCTGGAACTGACCCTGGAGCACCGCTTCGATGCGTTGCAGGCCATCGACGAAGGCGTGCGCTACAAGCGCCTGGTCAAGGGCGTGGCCAACAAGCACGGGCTGGTGGCCTGCTTCATGGCCAAGCCCTTCGGCGACCTGGCCGGCAGCGGCATGCACCTGCACGTCAGCCTGGCGGATGAGGCGGGTAACAACCTGATGGCCAGCGAAGACCCCCACGGCACCCCGCTGCTGCGCCATGCCATCGGCGGGATGATGGCGACCCTCGACGACGCCCTGGCGATCTTCTGCCCCAACGCCAACTCCTACCGGCGCTTCCAGGCCAACAGCTACGCGCCGCTGGCCAAGAGCTGGGGGGTGAACAACCGCACCGTGTCCTTCCGCGTGCCCGGCGGCCCGGCGCAGAGCCGCCACGTCGAGCACCGCATCTGCGGCGCCGACGCCAACCCCTACCTGGCCGCTGCCGCACTGCTGGCGGGCATCCATAAAGGCATCCGCGAACAGATCGACCCGGGCGAAGCCATCACCGGCAACGGCTACGAACAGGCCCGCGAGACCCTGGCCACCGACTGGCTCACCGCCCTGCGCACCCTGGAGCGCTCGGCCTGGGCGAAGGAGGCCCTGGGCGAGGACTTCCTCGACATCTTCCTCGCCATCAAATGGGAGGAATTCCGCCAGTTCGTCAGCGAGGTGGGCGAGCAGGACTGGCGCTGGTACCTGACCCACGCCTGA
- a CDS encoding acyl-CoA thioesterase — protein sequence MEPGNAQLTMTVLMTPDMANFSGNVHGGTLLKYLDEVAYACASRYAGRYVVTLSVDQVVFREPVHVGELVTFLASVNYTGTTSMEIGIKVVTENIRERSVRHTNSCFFTMVALDDDRKAAPVPPRQPQTAEEKRRFVQGQQRRQIRQEMERRYRELRENGSEPAATS from the coding sequence ATGGAACCCGGCAACGCGCAACTGACGATGACCGTCCTCATGACCCCGGACATGGCCAACTTCTCCGGCAACGTCCACGGCGGCACCCTGCTCAAGTACCTCGACGAAGTCGCCTACGCCTGCGCCAGCCGCTATGCCGGGCGCTACGTGGTGACCCTCTCCGTGGACCAGGTGGTGTTCCGCGAGCCGGTGCACGTGGGCGAGCTGGTGACCTTCCTTGCCTCGGTGAACTACACCGGCACCACCTCCATGGAGATCGGCATCAAGGTGGTCACCGAGAACATCCGCGAACGCTCGGTGCGCCACACCAACAGCTGCTTCTTCACCATGGTGGCGCTGGACGACGACCGCAAGGCGGCCCCGGTGCCGCCCCGCCAGCCGCAGACCGCCGAGGAGAAGCGCCGTTTCGTCCAGGGCCAGCAACGCCGGCAGATCCGCCAGGAAATGGAGCGCCGCTACCGCGAACTGCGGGAGAACGGCAGCGAGCCCGCCGCTACATCCTGA
- a CDS encoding Tim44 domain-containing protein produces MRRFLSIALALCVGLTLSLDANAKRMGGGKTFGSAPTHQTRQAQPNTPAATPTAPGRQPAAASGASRWLGPLAGLAAGGLLASMFMGDGFQGMQIFDFLIIALIAFVIFRFIAARKRQQQGHQPAMAGGPFQREMPQQQPSPIFGGSAAPAAVAQRAFNAPSWFNEERFIEAGREHFLSLQQHWDAAEMDKIAEFVTPQMLSFLKEERASLGDGFQSTYIDNLQVQLDGIDELADKTVATLTFNGVSKTSRFDQGEVFSESWRMERANGDDQPWLVAGIRQN; encoded by the coding sequence ATGCGCCGATTTCTCAGTATTGCCCTGGCCCTATGCGTCGGCCTGACGCTCAGCCTGGATGCCAACGCCAAGCGAATGGGCGGCGGCAAGACCTTCGGCTCCGCGCCGACCCACCAGACCCGCCAGGCGCAGCCCAACACCCCTGCCGCCACCCCGACCGCCCCCGGCCGTCAGCCCGCTGCCGCCAGTGGTGCTTCGCGCTGGCTCGGCCCGCTGGCCGGCCTCGCCGCCGGTGGCCTGCTCGCCTCCATGTTCATGGGTGACGGCTTCCAGGGCATGCAGATCTTCGACTTCCTGATCATCGCCCTGATCGCCTTCGTCATCTTCCGCTTCATCGCCGCCCGCAAGCGCCAGCAGCAGGGCCATCAGCCCGCCATGGCCGGCGGCCCGTTCCAGCGCGAAATGCCGCAGCAGCAGCCGTCGCCGATCTTCGGTGGCAGCGCCGCGCCGGCAGCGGTGGCCCAGCGTGCGTTCAACGCCCCGAGCTGGTTCAACGAAGAGCGCTTCATCGAAGCCGGCCGTGAGCACTTCCTGTCCCTGCAGCAGCATTGGGACGCGGCCGAGATGGACAAGATCGCCGAGTTCGTCACCCCGCAGATGCTCAGCTTCCTCAAGGAAGAGCGCGCCAGCCTGGGCGATGGCTTCCAGTCCACCTACATCGACAACCTACAGGTGCAGCTGGACGGCATCGACGAACTGGCCGACAAGACCGTCGCCACCCTGACCTTCAACGGCGTGTCGAAGACCTCGCGCTTCGACCAGGGCGAAGTGTTCAGCGAAAGCTGGCGCATGGAGCGTGCCAACGGCGACGACCAGCCCTGGCTGGTGGCGGGCATCCGCCAGAACTGA
- the ybaL gene encoding YbaL family putative K(+) efflux transporter yields the protein MPHHTPLITTLSAGLVLAFLLGSLANRLRISPLVGYLLAGVLAGPFTPGFVADQALSQEIAELGVILLMFGVGLHFSLKDLMSVKNIAIPGAVVQIAVATLLGMGLAWGLGWPLGGGLVFGLALSVASTVVLLRALEERQLLDTQRGRIAVGWLIVEDLVMVLTLVLLPALSGMLGGKAHGGGELSLGVELLLTLGKVTAFVVLMLVVGRRLIPWVLAKVAGTGSRELFTLAVLAIAMGIAYGSAILFDVSFALGAFFAGMVLNESELSHDAAEKTLPLRDAFAVLFFVSVGMLFNPLILIHEPLPVLATFLVIVLGKSVAAYVIVRAFGHPKSTALTISASLAQIGEFSFILIGLGLDLELMPQTGRDLLLAGAILSILVNPLLFIAIGRWQARQDRKAAELPPEQAPAEDVPPAIEEHDHAILIGYGRVGRKIALRLREAGTPLVVIEDSRAGLDELRESGISAVLGNAARPEVLELAQLARARWLLLAIPNGFEAGQIAQQARAVNPQLTIIARAHFDAEVEHLEQNGADLVIMGEREIARAMINRVADDQAAPDAPAAA from the coding sequence ATGCCCCACCACACACCGCTGATCACCACCCTCTCCGCCGGCCTGGTGCTGGCCTTCCTGCTCGGCAGCCTGGCCAACCGCCTGCGCATCTCGCCGCTGGTGGGCTACCTGCTGGCCGGCGTGCTGGCCGGCCCCTTCACCCCGGGCTTCGTTGCCGACCAGGCGCTGTCCCAAGAGATCGCCGAGCTGGGGGTGATCCTGCTGATGTTCGGCGTGGGCCTGCACTTCTCCCTCAAAGACCTGATGTCGGTGAAGAACATCGCCATCCCCGGTGCCGTGGTGCAGATCGCCGTCGCCACCCTGCTGGGCATGGGCCTGGCCTGGGGCCTCGGCTGGCCCCTGGGCGGCGGCTTGGTGTTCGGTCTGGCGCTGTCGGTGGCCAGCACCGTGGTGCTGCTGCGGGCCCTGGAGGAGCGCCAGTTGCTGGACACCCAGCGCGGCCGCATCGCCGTGGGCTGGCTGATCGTCGAAGACCTGGTGATGGTGCTGACCCTGGTGCTGCTGCCGGCGCTCTCCGGCATGCTCGGCGGCAAGGCCCACGGCGGCGGCGAGCTCAGCCTCGGCGTCGAGCTGCTGCTGACCCTGGGCAAGGTCACCGCCTTCGTCGTACTGATGCTGGTAGTGGGCCGCCGCCTGATTCCCTGGGTGCTGGCCAAGGTCGCCGGCACCGGCTCGCGGGAGCTGTTCACCCTCGCCGTGCTGGCCATCGCCATGGGCATCGCCTACGGCTCGGCGATCCTCTTCGACGTGTCCTTCGCCCTGGGCGCCTTCTTCGCCGGCATGGTGCTCAACGAATCGGAGCTGAGCCATGACGCCGCCGAGAAGACCCTGCCCCTGCGCGATGCCTTCGCGGTGCTGTTCTTCGTCTCGGTGGGCATGCTCTTCAACCCGCTGATACTGATCCACGAACCGCTGCCGGTGCTGGCCACCTTCCTGGTGATCGTGCTCGGCAAATCGGTGGCGGCCTATGTGATCGTGCGCGCCTTCGGCCACCCCAAGAGCACCGCCCTGACCATCTCCGCCAGCCTGGCGCAGATCGGCGAATTCAGTTTCATCCTCATCGGCCTGGGGCTGGACCTGGAGCTGATGCCGCAGACCGGCCGCGACCTGTTGCTGGCTGGCGCCATCCTGTCGATCCTGGTCAACCCGCTGCTGTTCATCGCCATCGGCCGCTGGCAGGCGCGCCAGGACCGCAAGGCGGCGGAGCTGCCGCCGGAGCAGGCGCCCGCCGAGGACGTGCCACCCGCCATCGAGGAACACGACCACGCCATCCTCATCGGCTACGGCCGTGTAGGTCGCAAGATCGCCCTGCGCCTGCGCGAGGCGGGCACGCCGCTGGTGGTGATCGAGGACAGCCGTGCGGGGCTGGATGAACTGCGCGAGTCGGGCATCAGCGCGGTGCTGGGCAACGCGGCACGGCCCGAGGTGCTGGAACTGGCGCAGCTGGCGCGGGCGCGCTGGCTGCTGCTGGCGATCCCCAATGGCTTCGAGGCCGGGCAGATCGCCCAGCAGGCCCGCGCGGTGAACCCGCAGCTGACCATCATCGCCCGCGCCCACTTCGACGCCGAGGTGGAGCACCTGGAGCAGAACGGGGCAGACCTGGTGATCATGGGCGAGCGCGAGATCGCCCGCGCCATGATCAATCGCGTCGCCGACGACCAGGCCGCACCGGACGCACCGGCAGCGGCCTGA
- a CDS encoding GNAT family N-acetyltransferase — protein sequence MPIVWSSSHHTELDKQALYDILALRTQVFVVEQKCPYLEVDGLDLVGDSCHLMARDGDALVAYLRLLDPQRNQGDVVIGRVVIAEAARGTGLGHQLMERALEDCQRRWPGLPVYLSAQAHLQKYYGRYGFVPVTEVYLEDDIPHIGMRKAAV from the coding sequence ATGCCGATCGTCTGGAGCAGCAGCCATCACACCGAACTCGACAAGCAGGCGCTCTACGACATCCTCGCCCTGCGCACCCAGGTCTTCGTCGTCGAGCAGAAGTGCCCCTACCTGGAAGTGGACGGTCTGGACCTGGTAGGCGACAGCTGCCACCTCATGGCCCGCGACGGCGATGCGCTGGTGGCCTACCTGCGCCTGCTGGACCCGCAGCGCAACCAGGGCGACGTGGTGATCGGCCGCGTGGTGATCGCCGAAGCGGCGCGCGGCACCGGGCTGGGCCACCAGTTGATGGAGCGCGCCCTGGAAGACTGCCAGCGGCGCTGGCCGGGGTTGCCGGTGTACCTCTCGGCCCAGGCGCACCTGCAGAAGTACTACGGGCGCTACGGCTTCGTGCCGGTGACCGAGGTCTACCTGGAGGACGACATCCCCCATATCGGCATGCGCAAGGCGGCGGTCTGA
- a CDS encoding DUF2946 domain-containing protein, with translation MARHTTNRSGAWLGLLAMLLVFAGPLLSQARSLDRQGVPDWMGELACSAEQGTAQKAPGQPGHEAAWAKCGYCTLLLNCPALSSTPLIASTLLDAVRAPRLVPVASGHAGSAIFPGSRSRAPPASFA, from the coding sequence TTGGCTCGACACACGACAAACCGCAGCGGCGCCTGGCTTGGCCTTCTGGCCATGCTGCTGGTGTTCGCCGGTCCGTTGCTGTCCCAGGCGCGCAGCCTGGACCGCCAGGGCGTGCCGGACTGGATGGGCGAGCTGGCCTGTTCCGCCGAGCAAGGCACCGCGCAAAAGGCGCCGGGCCAGCCCGGCCACGAGGCGGCCTGGGCCAAGTGCGGCTACTGCACCCTGCTGCTCAATTGCCCGGCGCTGAGCTCCACCCCGCTGATCGCTTCCACCCTGCTGGATGCCGTCCGCGCGCCGCGCCTGGTGCCAGTCGCCTCGGGCCACGCCGGCTCGGCCATCTTCCCCGGCTCCCGTTCCCGCGCACCGCCCGCATCCTTCGCCTGA
- a CDS encoding SMI1/KNR4 family protein: protein MEEVIEQLRELNEPVPVPLELPDDELLVEIEEQLLINLPFELREFLLKVSDVVYGRLEPVTATDPQSHTYLPEVASVAWDLGVPRDLVPICQDGRDYYVVDLEGEVLLWSGDEGDMTDESWDSVWHWARDVWLAS from the coding sequence GTGGAAGAAGTCATCGAACAGCTGCGTGAACTCAACGAACCCGTCCCCGTCCCGCTGGAGCTGCCGGACGACGAGCTGCTGGTGGAGATCGAAGAGCAATTGCTGATCAACCTGCCTTTCGAGCTGCGCGAGTTCCTGCTCAAGGTCAGCGATGTGGTCTACGGCCGCCTGGAGCCGGTGACCGCGACCGACCCGCAATCCCACACCTACCTGCCGGAAGTGGCCTCGGTGGCCTGGGACCTGGGCGTGCCCCGCGACCTGGTGCCGATCTGCCAGGACGGCCGCGACTACTACGTGGTCGACCTGGAGGGCGAAGTGCTGCTCTGGTCCGGCGACGAGGGCGACATGACCGACGAGAGCTGGGACTCCGTCTGGCATTGGGCCCGCGACGTGTGGCTGGCGAGCTGA